From Perognathus longimembris pacificus isolate PPM17 chromosome 4, ASM2315922v1, whole genome shotgun sequence, one genomic window encodes:
- the LOC125349879 gene encoding olfactory receptor 12-like produces the protein MPALGNGNLSAEPAWEFVLEGFRGGVETQALLFTVFLALYLVTVLGNLTMIVVITLDARLHSPMYFFLKNLSFLDLCYSSVIAPNALSNFFSSSKLISFAGCATQLFFFSLLATTEAFLLAVMAYDRFVAICSPLQYPVVMGPETCARLVLSTYCGGCLNSIVQTSLTFRLPFCRSNRIDHFFCDVPPLLQLACANTALNELLLFGLCGFIIVSTTLAVLVSYGYIVGTILRMRSGSGRHKVFSTCGSHMTAVSLFYGTVFVMYAQPGAVASMEQGKVVSIFYTLVIPMLNPLIYSLRNKDVKDALRRLGQRHTAK, from the coding sequence ATGCCAGCCCTCGGAAATGGAAACCTCTCGGCAGAGCCCGCCTGGGAGTTTGTGCTGGAGGGCTTCCGGGGCGGAGTAGAGACCCAGGCCCTGCTCTTCACGGTCTTCCTGGCCCTGTACCTGGTGACCGTCCTGGGAAACCTCACCATGATCGTGGTCATCACCCTGGATGCCCGCCTGCActcccccatgtacttcttcctcaagAACCTGTCCTTCCTCGACCTCTGCTACTCCTCCGTCATCGCCCCCAATGCCCTCTCcaacttcttctcctcctccaagCTCATCAGCTTTGCCGGCTGTGCCACGCAGCTCTTCTTTTTCTCACTGCTGGCAACTACAGAGGCATTTCTCTTGGCtgtgatggcctatgaccgcttcgTGGCCATCTGCAGCCCCCTGCAATACCCTGTGGTCATGGGCCCTGAGACCTGTGCCCGCCTGGTGCTGAGCACCTACTGCGGGGGCTGCCTCAACTCCATTGTGCAGACCAGCCTCACCTTCCGGCTGCCCTTCTGCAGGTCCAACCGCATCGACCACTTCTTCTGCGATGTGCCGCCCCTGCTCCAGCTGGCCTGCGCCAACACGGCGCTCAACGAGCTGCTTCTGTTCGGCCTGTGCGGGTTCATCATCGTGAGCACGACCTTAGCTGTCCTGGTCTCCTATGGCTACATCGTGGGGACCATCCTCAGGATGCGCTCGGGGTCGGGGAGGCACAAGGTCTTCTCCACCTGTGGCTCCCACATGACAGCTGTGTCCCTCTTTTATGGGACTGTGTTTGTCATGTACGCCCAGCCAGGAGCCGTGGCATCCATGGAGCAGGGCAAGGTGGTCTCCATCTTCTACACCCTGGTCATCCCCATGCTCAACCCGCTCATCTACAGTCTGCGGAACAAGGACGTGAAGGACGCCCTGCGGAGGCTGGGACAGAGACACACAGCCAAATGA